Below is a genomic region from Acinetobacter tibetensis.
TTAATCTAATTTTTAATTTTATGTTCGGAGATTTTTATGAACATTAATATGCTGATGCAACAAGCACAACGCATGCAAAAAGATATGGAAGTTAATCTTAAAAAAGCCAAAGAGGAGCTTGCACAGACTGAAGTTCATGCGGAAGCAGGCGGTGGTTTGGTTAAGGTGACTATGACTTGCCGTAATGTAGTGAAGCGCATCGAGATTAATCCTGAATTGTTGCAAGATGATCCAGATATGATTGAAGACTTGATTGCGGCTGCAATGAATGATGCTGCACGTCAGGCAGAAGTTATTTCTGAAGAGCGCTTAAAAGGTGCGAGTTCGGGTATGGGCTTGCCACCAGGCCTTGCGGGAATGTTCTAATCCCAAGTGGTTGCTTACCTCCCTTTTTAGGGAGGTATTTTTATATAGGAATAACCGTGTTTAGTGATCGATTTGAACAATTGGTTCAAGCTTTAAGAATTTTACCAAGTGTGGGGCCAAAGTCTGCACAGCGTATGGCGTTGCATCTGATTATGAAAAATCGGGAAGGTGCAGTGGGTTTAGCCCATGCTTTGACAGAAGCGACAAATCATATTCATGAGTGTTGTGTTTGCCATTCACTCACAGAAGAAGAAGTGTGTGATATTTGCCTATCAACAGAGCGTGATGACCAGCTATTGTGCGTGGTTGAGTCTCCAGCAGATGTCATGGCAATTGAGCAAAGTGGAAGTTTTCGCGGGAAATATCATGTTTTAGGTGGACATTTGTCACCACTGGATGGTATTGGACCAGACGAAATTGGTATACCGCATTTGGTGCATCGCCTAACAGATGGCAAAATCACAGAAGTGATTCTTGCAACCAATGCGACTGTTGAAGGTCAAGCAACCGCGCATTATCTGGTTGAAGCCTGTAAGCATCTGCCAGTACATATGACAAGAATTGCACAAGGTGTACCACAAGGCGGGGAGCTTGAGTATGTAGACAGCCACACCTTAAGTCAGGCTGTACATAACCGGATGCGCATGAAATAAGTGAATACTTGTTTCATGTTCACTTTAGAGAGATAGTCCTTTAAATTTTGAATATTATTTTAACGATTGGTATATTTTATAAAAATCAATGATATAAAAAAAGTATCAATAAACAGGTAAATAGAGCTTATACACTAAAATTTAACTAATTCTTTAGCAGAAAATTAAAATTTTTATAGATAATTGTTATATATAAGGTAAGATACCTTTTTAGAGAATCTATTCCTAGACTCGGCAGTATGTTTCAGTTTATTCAGCACCAAACAGATTTAAATAACTTTTTGTCCATCATGGATCAAAATTCCATTTATGGGCTTGATACAGAGTTTATTAAAGTGGATACCTTATGGCCAAAGCTTGGGGTGTTCCAAATTAACGTTGCTGACCAAGTCTATTTGTTAGATGGAACAACTTTAGATTTAAGTGGGTTCTGGAAAAAAATATTTACTGCGCAGTTGAATGTGTTTCATGCTTGTGGTGAAGACATTGATTTGATTTATCATTATGCACAAGATAAGTCACTGAGTAATGTGTTTGATACCCAAGTAGGGATGTCATTTTTAGGTCATGGCTTGCAAGTCAGTTATCAAAATGCACTGAAACAAATGCTCAATGTAGATATTGATAAAGATCAGACCCGTTCAGATTGGTTGGCACGTCCACTGTCGCCTGAACAACTCAATTATGCTGCGAATGACGTGCTGTATATTATGGCATTGGCACAAAAAGTTAGATCTGAGTTGCAAGAAAAACACTTGTTAGATTTTGCTCAGGAAGACTGCCGAAATTTGACCTATGAAATTGGTCAAGAAACTCCACTGACTTTGCTCTATCAAGATGTTGGAAATTATCGACATTCACGCCGTGAACTCATGCAATTACAGCAATTGGCAGTTTGGCGTGAGCAGATGGTTAAAGCACTAAATCAACCGCGTAGTTTTATTCTTAAGAATTCAAGCATGATTGATTTGGTTGAGAAGAATCCAAAAAATCATTTCCAATTGTGCAATATCAAAGATATTCGTCAGAATATTCTACGTGAGCACGGGAAAACTATTTTAGATTTATTGAAGTTTTTACCAGCTCAAGAAGAATGGCCATTACGTATGGCACGGCCAATCCGCCACTCGTCTAAAGAAATTGGTAATAAGGTCGATGCGGTCATTCAAAATGTGGTGAATGAAACAATGGTTCCGAAGGAAGTCTTGCTGCGTAAAAAGTGGCTCAATGCTGTGTATCAGCATGTTGTGTCTGGGCGCGCTGAACAAGATTTACCAAATTATTTACTAGGATGGCGCTATGAGCTTTTGACCAAGCCGCTCATTCAAGTATTACATGCAGATCAGCAATATTTATCTACACAAATGAAAATTGCACAATAGCCACTCAAATTTGTTTAAAGAATTGACACTTAGACAAATTGACGACTGCTGCGTTAATAATCATTACTGAATCAGATTATTTTTTGTTGTATGCTTGGCGCTGTGTTTTCTAAGTTAAGTAATGTTCCAAGCATGCATTGTTCAATCTATAAATCGAGCAAAAAAGACGAGATGTATCTTTATGTTGCTCATCTTCCTTCTGAAAATGATGCAGAAGCATCTAATCCATTAGACGTTGTTCCAGAAGCCTTACGTATTGCTTTTGGTCGCGCAACGTTTGTTATGCATATCGAGTTGACCGAGACACGCAAGTTAGCGCGTGTGAATGTATTACACGTGATAGATTCGATAGAAACTCATGGTTTCTTTATTCAAATGCCACCAGAAGGGTTAATTAACCCGAATGCAGTAGCGCCAGAAGGCTTACGTGGTGCTTAATTTTTTTCAGGAGTTGTACTATGAATAATTTTCTTTCAATTTTAGACACAATTCCTGAAGATACGATTGCAGTCAGTGTGTATTTGCTAGGCAGCATCATTATTTTATGGTGCTGGTATGCAATCGCGAAGCGCCTACCAAAACCGTTTGGTGGGATTAGTTGGGTGGTTGTTTTTGCTGTTATGTTGACACCAACGGTTTCTGAAGGGACAAATGCTTCGATTGCACCTGCATTTTTTGGTCTAATGTTTGGCATACTGACTAAAGAAAACCCGCTCATCTGGTTTAATTTATCTGCAATTTTATGTGTTCTTGGTTTAGGGTTGATCGTGGGCTATTGCTGGTCTAAATATAGTGATAAACGCGGAATTTCTGTAGTTAACAAGAAAAGTTCACCACTTTAAATAAAAAATAAGGTTATCTTATGTCTGTTGATGCTCAACAATTTACGGGTACAAGTCAGTACATCGCGACTGATAGTTTAAAGCTTGCAGTGAAGGCTGCACGTGCATTGCAAAAGCCATTATTGGTTAAAGGGGAACCGGGAACGGGTAAAACTTTATTGGCAGAGCAAGTTGCAGAAAGCTTAGGTTTAAAACTCATCACATGGCACATCAAGTCTACAACCAAAGCACAGCAAGGTTTGTATGAGTATGATGCGGTTTCACGCCTGCGTGATAGCCAGTTGGGTGATGACCGTGTCTACGACATTAAAAACTACATTAAACCCGGTAAATTGTGGGAAGCATTTACCAGTGAAGAACGCTGTGTGTTGTTGATTGATGAAATTGACAAGGCAGATATCGAGTTTCCAAACGATTTATTGCACGAACTCGATAAAATGTCTTTCTTTGTGTATGAAACAGGCGAAACCATTACTGCGACTCAACGTCCAATCGTCATCATTACTTCAAATAATGAAAAAGAATTACCAGATGCATTTTTGCGTCGCTGTTTCTTCCATTATATTGAGTTTCCTGATGAAGCAACCATGCGTGAAATTATTGATGTGCATTTTCCGCAGGTTTCAACTGCTTTAGTGAATGAAGCACTTCAAGTTTTCTTTAAATTACGTCAGGTTCCAGGGCTAAAAAAACCGCCTTCAACCTCTGAATTGATTGATTGGTTAAGCCTGTTGATGGCAGATGATATGCCAGAAGATGTATTGCGTAACCATGATAAATCTAAAGCGATTCCGCCGTTGTATGGTGCATTGATTAAAAACGAGCAAGATGTACAGTTGCTTGAGCGTTTAGCCTTTATGTCGCGTCGCTAAAGGAGAAACACGCATGTTTGTGCGCTTGTTTTATACCTTACGCAAATATGGTGTGCCTGTATCTACACGAGAACTCATTGATCTGAATGAGGCGGTCGCATCAGGCTTGGTATTTGCCGATCAAGAAGAGTTTTATCAGCTCACCAAAACCATTATGGTGAAGGATGAGCGTTTCTTCGATAAATTTGATCGGGGCATGAAAGACTACTTTGATGGTATTTCTACTTTTAATTTGGATGAATTACTCAATCAAGTTCAGCAATTACCCAAAGATTGGTTTGATCTAGAATTATTAGAAAAGCATCTCACGCCAGAACAGCGTGAAGAGTTGAAAAAAGCGGGTTCCCTTGAAGAATTGATGAAAATGTTGGAAGAGCGATTACGCGAACAGCATAAAAAACATCAAGGTGGAAACAAGATGATTGGTACGGGAGGGACTTCTCCTTTTGGTGCTTACGGAGATCATCCTGAGGGTGTACGCATTGGTGGACCAGGGCGGAAACGTTCAGCGGTAAAAGTTTGGGAACAGCGCAAATACCGTAATTTGGATGATGAGCAGATTTTGGGGACACGCCAAATGCAATTGGCATTACGCCGTTTGCGTAAGTTTGCTCGTCAAGGTGCTGCCGAAGAACTGGATATAGATGGCACTATTAAAGAAACTGCCAAACAGGGCATTTTGAATGTTCAATTGGTGCCTGAACGCCGTAACCGCGTTAAAGTCTTGATGTTGTTTGATGTGGGTGGCTCAATGGATTCTCATATTGCACAATGTGAGAAATTATTTAGTGCAGCAAAAACAGAATTTAAAACACTCGAGTATTTCTATTTCCATAATTGTTTGTATGACTATGTATGGAAAGATAATGTGCGTCGCTCCAATACACGCATGAACACATGGGATTTATTCAATACTTATGGTCGTGACTATCGTGTAATTGTGGTGGGTGATGCAAGTATGGCACCTTATGAGCTGAATTCAGTAGGTGGTTCTGTTGAATATATGAATGATGAATCGGGGCAGGTGTGGCTACATCGCTTACGTCAGCATTTTGATAAAACGGCATGGCTAAATCCTGAAGAAGAAAATTACTGGCATTACACGCAAACCATTGGTGCAATCAAACAGATTTTTGAACAGCATATGTATCCGATGACCTTAAAAGGGGTAGAGGATTTAACCAAATACTTAGCACGTTAAATATTTTATGTTTCTAAGCAAGTATTAAGTATTTGATAAATAATAAATGTGATAAAGGGGGAATAAGCGATGAATCATCAAATTAATGGGGTAGATTTACCCAATGCTGAAGGTTTTTTTGGACCTTATGGTGGTCAATTTATTCCTCCACATCTTAAAGAAGCAATGGAT
It encodes:
- a CDS encoding YbaB/EbfC family nucleoid-associated protein, with product MNINMLMQQAQRMQKDMEVNLKKAKEELAQTEVHAEAGGGLVKVTMTCRNVVKRIEINPELLQDDPDMIEDLIAAAMNDAARQAEVISEERLKGASSGMGLPPGLAGMF
- the recR gene encoding recombination mediator RecR, whose product is MFSDRFEQLVQALRILPSVGPKSAQRMALHLIMKNREGAVGLAHALTEATNHIHECCVCHSLTEEEVCDICLSTERDDQLLCVVESPADVMAIEQSGSFRGKYHVLGGHLSPLDGIGPDEIGIPHLVHRLTDGKITEVILATNATVEGQATAHYLVEACKHLPVHMTRIAQGVPQGGELEYVDSHTLSQAVHNRMRMK
- a CDS encoding ribonuclease D, which encodes MFQFIQHQTDLNNFLSIMDQNSIYGLDTEFIKVDTLWPKLGVFQINVADQVYLLDGTTLDLSGFWKKIFTAQLNVFHACGEDIDLIYHYAQDKSLSNVFDTQVGMSFLGHGLQVSYQNALKQMLNVDIDKDQTRSDWLARPLSPEQLNYAANDVLYIMALAQKVRSELQEKHLLDFAQEDCRNLTYEIGQETPLTLLYQDVGNYRHSRRELMQLQQLAVWREQMVKALNQPRSFILKNSSMIDLVEKNPKNHFQLCNIKDIRQNILREHGKTILDLLKFLPAQEEWPLRMARPIRHSSKEIGNKVDAVIQNVVNETMVPKEVLLRKKWLNAVYQHVVSGRAEQDLPNYLLGWRYELLTKPLIQVLHADQQYLSTQMKIAQ
- a CDS encoding YcgL domain-containing protein, producing the protein MHCSIYKSSKKDEMYLYVAHLPSENDAEASNPLDVVPEALRIAFGRATFVMHIELTETRKLARVNVLHVIDSIETHGFFIQMPPEGLINPNAVAPEGLRGA
- a CDS encoding AAA family ATPase yields the protein MSVDAQQFTGTSQYIATDSLKLAVKAARALQKPLLVKGEPGTGKTLLAEQVAESLGLKLITWHIKSTTKAQQGLYEYDAVSRLRDSQLGDDRVYDIKNYIKPGKLWEAFTSEERCVLLIDEIDKADIEFPNDLLHELDKMSFFVYETGETITATQRPIVIITSNNEKELPDAFLRRCFFHYIEFPDEATMREIIDVHFPQVSTALVNEALQVFFKLRQVPGLKKPPSTSELIDWLSLLMADDMPEDVLRNHDKSKAIPPLYGALIKNEQDVQLLERLAFMSRR
- a CDS encoding vWA domain-containing protein, whose translation is MFVRLFYTLRKYGVPVSTRELIDLNEAVASGLVFADQEEFYQLTKTIMVKDERFFDKFDRGMKDYFDGISTFNLDELLNQVQQLPKDWFDLELLEKHLTPEQREELKKAGSLEELMKMLEERLREQHKKHQGGNKMIGTGGTSPFGAYGDHPEGVRIGGPGRKRSAVKVWEQRKYRNLDDEQILGTRQMQLALRRLRKFARQGAAEELDIDGTIKETAKQGILNVQLVPERRNRVKVLMLFDVGGSMDSHIAQCEKLFSAAKTEFKTLEYFYFHNCLYDYVWKDNVRRSNTRMNTWDLFNTYGRDYRVIVVGDASMAPYELNSVGGSVEYMNDESGQVWLHRLRQHFDKTAWLNPEEENYWHYTQTIGAIKQIFEQHMYPMTLKGVEDLTKYLAR